The Drosophila biarmipes strain raj3 chromosome 2L, RU_DBia_V1.1, whole genome shotgun sequence genome has a window encoding:
- the LOC108029170 gene encoding streptococcal hemagglutinin, whose translation MFSPIKKIFTYIQKNASGSNMFSPSGNTSAGQREEAPSLNAHDEGDRKEQDQDQDPGQEDDQSDQEQQQQPRHILPQLNDDEDDIERQIKTSIIHAKKVLVAKPKALATLPLPLEQLDDELADFAHGPADTELEEQFLELENYPNNEIIVLTDADLNSSIASDAVSEDPLAIDNILDSSSVTTNEEVDTSGELLWLKLNNETEVATGSADVASSNQASLEPTKPVKAKEDELRDGGSDSGLGSETSALLKDQAEKEADPEVQEKQETKPIRSNLKRRLEDSESDAIDQLPDMSAPPLVAQKRTKRSINFDEVKVYYFPRQQGFSCVPTAGGCTLGMGARHIAFKTMTLAEHAAELRRAHRSQNQDLQARGSSSDDSEESEEDYLSEGSGSDAEDGSNGFLQPVTPKQRRALLKAAGVRKIDASEKSECRDIRNSREVCGCSCREFCDPETCACSQAGIKCQVDRAMFPCGCTREACGNTVGRVEFNPTRVRTHYIHTVMRLDLEQRQGSVQGVVQGGHLQPQQQQQSQPTISYSPVGTAATAAYFLHTQSNYSSGYASPAYTPESSVSYYQQQPAVPTPGQVNSQQQQQAQGQSYAGYAQLDSLDSGLFASGTNATPSYGELYQSLSYGSTQITSYATAYQQHSPSPAVVVASGSPSSCAYSSCAVPSVPPYGNATTTASSNAPYQTTAVSMTAASTSASPSRLVGSPVGGASSSPAAGSSTASPANGNEFISLSTPIASSSRLSQINDLLQHNRNTTAALVAVSEGLSGGRAASSASTIDSIDTPPIVEEGQQRGCMSFEALPPPLVNPAPIVAVVESKLPPMTTLGLPAAQAPPSAPQPRQPLEQHHQALNEST comes from the exons ATGTTCAGTCCTATCAAAAAGATATTCACGTACATACAAAAAAATGCGAGCGGCTCCAACATGTTTAGCCCATCAGGAAACACGTCAGCCGGCCAACGGGAGGAGGCTCCCAGTTTAAATGCCCACGACGAAGGCGATAGAAAGGAGCAGGACCAGGATCAGGATCCTGGGCAGGAGGATGATCAGAGCGATcaggaacagcagcagcagccacggCACATCCTGCCCCAACTGAATGACGACGAAGACGACATCGAGAGGCAGATCAAAACCTCCATAATCCATGCCAAGAAGGTGCTTGTGGCCAAGCCCAAGGCGTTGGCCACCTTACCTCTGCCCCTCGAGCAGCTGGACGATGAGCTGGCGGACTTTGCCCACGGACCGGCGGACACCGAACTGGAGGAGCAGTTCCTCGAGCTGGAGAACTATCCGAACAACGAGATTATCGTGCTCACCGATGCGGATCTCAACTCTTCCATTGCCTCGGATGCCGTGTCCGAGGATCCGCTGGCAATAGACAACATATTGGACTCCTCGTCGGTCACCACAAACGAGGAGGTCGATACCAGTGGTGAGCTGCTTTGGCTGAAACTGAACAATGAAACGGAAGTGGCGACCGGCTCAGCGGATGTGGCATCCAGCAACCAGGCATCCCTGGAGCCAACCAAACCGGTTAAAGCGAAGGAAGATGAGCTGAGAGACGGTGGATCCGATTCTGGACTGGGCAGTGAGACGTCCGCATTGCTTAAGGATCAGGCGGAGAAGGAAGCCGATCCAGAAGTCCAGGAGAAGCAGGAAACCAAACCCATTAGATCCAATCTCAAGCGCAGGCTGGAGGATTCGGAGAGCGATGCTATAGACCAGTTGCCCGACATGTCAGCTCCACCCTTGGTCGCCCAAAAGCGAACCAAGCGCTCCATCAACTTTGACGAGGTCAAGGTGTACTACTTCCCGCGGCAACAGGGCTTCAGCTGCGTCCCCACTGCTGGCGGGTGCACCTTGGGCATGGGTGCCAGGCACATAGCCTTCAAGACGATGACCCTTGCCGAGCACGCGGCGGAATTGAGGCGGGCACATCGCAGCCAGAACCAGGACCTCCAGGCTCGCGGCTCCAGCAGTGATGACAGCGAGGAGTCCGAGGAGGATTACCTAAGCGAGGGTAGTGGCTCGGATGCGGAAGACGGTTCCAATGGCTTCCTGCAGCCGGTGACTCCCAAGCAACGGAGAGCCCTGCTGAAAGCAGCGGGCGTGAGGAAGATCGATGCCAGCGAGAAGAGCGAGTGCCGGGACATCAGAAACTCTCGCGAGGTTTGCGGCTGCTCCTGCAGGGAGTTTTGCGATCCGGAAACCTGTGCCTGCAGCCAGGCCGGTATAAAATGTCAAGTGGACCGAGCCATGTTCCCCTGCGGATGTACCCGCGAGGCTTGTGGCAATACAGTCGGTCGGGTGGAGTTCAATCCGACCAGGGTGCGCACCCATTACATCCACACGGTGATGCGCTTGGATCTGGAGCAGCGACAGGGCTCCGTGCAGGGCGTCGTCCAAGGAGGACATCtccagccgcagcagcaacaacaatccCAGCCGACCATCAGCTATTCCCCGGTGGGAACGGCCGCCACAGCTGCCTACTTCCTGCATACGCAATCGAACTACAGTTCCGGCTATGCCTCTCCAGCTTACACGCCCGAAAGCAGTGTGAGCTACTACCAACAGCAGCCGGCGGTGCCCACGCCGGGCCAGGTGAattcccagcagcagcagcaggcgcaggGCCAAAGCTACGCGGGTTACGCCCAGTTGGACAGCCTGGACTCGGGCCTCTTTGCCAGTGGCACCAATGCCACGCCCTCGTACGGCGAGCTATATCAGTCGCTTAGCTACGGCAGCACTCAG ATCACTTCCTATGCGACCGCCTACCAGCAGCATTCGCCGTCACCCGCCGTCGTTGTGGCCTCCGGTTCGCCGAGCTCTTGCGCCTACAGCTCCTGTGCGGTGCCGTCGGTTCCGCCGTATGGCAATGCAacgaccaccgcctccagcaATGCTCCATACCAGACCACCGCTGTCTCCATGACCGCTGCCTCCACCTCCGCCTCGCCGTCACGGCTCGTTGGCAGTCCAGTTGGTGGCGCATCATCCTCGCCAGCCGCTGGCTCATCCACCGCTTCCCCGGCCAACGGCAATGAATTTATCAGTTTGAGCACACCGATCGCCAGTTCCTCGCGCCTTTCCCAgatcaacgatctgctgcagCACAACCGCAACACCACCGCCGCCTTGGTGGCCGTCTCCGAGGGATTGAGCGGTGGCAGAGCCGCTTCCAGTGCGTCCACCATCGACTCCATCGACACGCCGCCCATTGTCGAGGAGGGCCAGCAGCGGGGATGCATGAGCTTCGAGGCGTTGCCCCCGCCGCTTGTGAATCCAGCGCCCATTGTCGCCGTGGTGGAGAGCAAGCTGCCACCGATGACCACGTTGGGCCTGCCGGCGGCCCAAGCACCTCCGTCTGCCCCTCAGCCACGCCAGCCGCTGGAACAGCATCATCAGGCCTTGAACGAGTCCACCTAG